The Altererythrobacter sp. ZODW24 genome window below encodes:
- a CDS encoding NAD(P)H-dependent oxidoreductase gives MGRTEGKLIKGGPYSGSSLIKKENYQLTDIYAFGKHDQQTIMFFMSRILILNGHPHDGPEHFVHALASAYEAGASARHEVRRIDIAKLDFPILRDPTDWKSRELPSGLREAQEALAWANHLVVLYPLWLGDMPALLKGFLEQIARPGIAMEPKQNGLYQKLLTGKSARVFVTMGMPRAAYMLFFRGHSVKSFKRNILKFVGIKPVRLSIVGNVEGSNAARQKWLQRAERLGRRGK, from the coding sequence TTGGGCAGAACCGAAGGAAAATTGATCAAAGGAGGACCGTACTCCGGCTCCAGTCTTATCAAGAAAGAGAATTACCAGCTTACGGATATTTACGCATTTGGGAAACATGACCAGCAAACGATCATGTTTTTTATGAGCAGGATATTGATCTTGAACGGCCATCCACATGATGGCCCTGAGCACTTCGTCCACGCCCTCGCCAGCGCATATGAGGCTGGGGCCAGCGCGCGACATGAAGTGCGGCGGATCGACATAGCGAAGCTTGATTTTCCGATCCTGCGTGATCCAACCGATTGGAAATCTAGGGAATTGCCGTCGGGTCTTCGCGAGGCACAGGAAGCACTTGCTTGGGCGAACCATCTGGTGGTTCTCTATCCCTTGTGGCTCGGTGATATGCCCGCATTGCTGAAGGGTTTTCTTGAACAGATTGCCCGTCCCGGCATTGCTATGGAACCAAAGCAAAACGGCTTGTATCAAAAACTGCTTACCGGAAAATCGGCCCGCGTTTTCGTCACCATGGGGATGCCAAGAGCAGCGTATATGCTGTTTTTCAGAGGGCACAGCGTCAAGAGTTTCAAGCGCAATATCCTGAAGTTCGTGGGTATCAAACCGGTGCGCCTGTCGATCGTCGGCAATGTCGAAGGGAGCAATGCCGCGCGCCAGAAATGGTTGCAACGGGCCGAACGACTCGGCCGCCGGGGCAAGTAG
- a CDS encoding CoA transferase subunit A, with protein MGKVYESPAAALAGLTFDGMSVMSGGFGLCGIPENLIAALRDSGAGGLTVISNNAGVDGFGLGQLLETRQIAKMISSYVGENKEFERQYLSGELELEFNPQGTLAERIRAGGAGIPGFYTKTGVGTLVAEGKEAKSFDGEDYIMETGLKADLSIIKAWKGDAEGNLIFNATARNFSPMMAMAGNVTVAEVEEIVPVGSLDPNFIHTPGIFVQRLVKTVSEKRIEQLTVRERA; from the coding sequence ATGGGCAAAGTCTATGAGAGTCCTGCTGCTGCGCTAGCGGGCCTGACCTTTGACGGGATGTCAGTAATGTCGGGCGGCTTTGGGCTGTGCGGCATACCGGAAAACCTTATCGCTGCGCTACGTGACAGCGGGGCTGGCGGGCTGACAGTTATTTCGAACAATGCCGGGGTGGATGGCTTTGGCCTTGGGCAATTGCTGGAAACGCGGCAGATCGCGAAGATGATCTCTTCATACGTCGGCGAGAACAAAGAGTTCGAGCGCCAATATCTCTCTGGCGAGCTGGAGCTTGAGTTCAATCCGCAAGGGACCTTGGCCGAACGTATCCGCGCGGGAGGGGCCGGCATTCCCGGCTTCTACACCAAAACGGGCGTCGGAACGCTGGTGGCTGAAGGCAAGGAAGCCAAGTCCTTTGATGGTGAGGATTACATTATGGAAACCGGGCTGAAGGCTGATCTGTCTATCATCAAGGCGTGGAAGGGCGACGCAGAGGGCAATCTGATCTTCAACGCGACCGCCCGCAATTTCTCTCCAATGATGGCAATGGCCGGAAACGTGACCGTGGCAGAAGTCGAGGAGATCGTACCTGTGGGTTCGCTTGATCCAAACTTTATCCATACACCCGGTATCTTTGTTCAAAGGCTCGTCAAGACTGTGTCTGAAAAGAGGATCGAACAACTTACCGTCAGGGAGCGGGCATAA
- a CDS encoding dioxygenase — MRSVRPGTISAAFADASANAPDSRTRDMLVSLATALHDFVIKTQLSNDEWRAGIAALARAGETSGDARNEFSLLSDMLGISSLVNMISAQESATPSSVLGPFHQRRAPKLPNGGDLWKGQPGEVLVMTGGVFDAATGEPVAGATLDLWQNADNGLYAAQDSQQRGRNYHGILRTDAQGRYAFTTTRPVPYTVPTDGVAGEMLRLLGREAWRPAHLHVIVEAKGYHQIVTELFPDDDPWLDRDAAFAVREELVIHFERCSDKGAMPDWLEARDRLPPEFLTGSMKFYIAPKTRTLERPT; from the coding sequence ATGCGCAGCGTCCGCCCCGGTACGATCAGCGCCGCATTTGCCGATGCGTCTGCCAATGCGCCGGATTCCCGGACACGCGACATGCTCGTCAGCCTCGCCACGGCGCTCCACGATTTCGTGATCAAAACGCAGCTTAGCAATGACGAATGGCGCGCAGGTATCGCCGCACTAGCGCGAGCGGGTGAGACCAGTGGCGACGCACGCAACGAGTTCAGCCTGCTCTCGGACATGTTGGGCATCTCCTCGCTGGTCAATATGATTTCCGCACAGGAGAGTGCGACGCCGTCTTCTGTGCTTGGCCCATTCCATCAGCGCAGAGCTCCAAAACTGCCCAATGGCGGTGATCTGTGGAAGGGGCAGCCGGGCGAGGTGCTCGTGATGACAGGTGGTGTGTTCGATGCCGCAACCGGCGAACCGGTAGCCGGGGCCACGCTTGATCTGTGGCAGAACGCTGACAACGGCCTCTATGCGGCTCAAGACAGCCAGCAGCGCGGTCGGAACTACCACGGCATTCTTCGTACGGATGCGCAGGGGCGATACGCATTCACAACTACTCGGCCCGTCCCTTACACTGTCCCAACAGACGGTGTGGCAGGCGAGATGCTGCGGCTATTGGGCCGAGAGGCGTGGCGTCCGGCGCATTTGCACGTGATAGTCGAGGCGAAAGGCTATCATCAGATTGTCACGGAACTGTTCCCTGATGATGACCCGTGGCTTGACCGTGATGCAGCGTTTGCGGTTCGCGAAGAGCTCGTAATCCACTTTGAACGCTGCTCTGATAAAGGTGCGATGCCAGACTGGTTAGAGGCGCGCGACCGCTTGCCGCCAGAATTCCTCACCGGATCGATGAAGTTCTATATCGCGCCCAAAACCAGGACTTTGGAGAGACCCACATGA
- a CDS encoding 3-keto-5-aminohexanoate cleavage protein — MAKPKNKVIISCAITGGIHTPSLSEALPFTPSDIAQQSIDAAEAGAAILHLHARDPETGAPTGSPDVYRQFLPVIKQGTDAVINLTTGGSPDMSPEDRLAAALAFSPEMCSLNMGSMNFSFHGMGAKLESWKFPWEQQYIADSEKFIFRNTFADIARNYELLSDHGTRFEHECYDIGHLYNLAHFADRGIAKPPFFIQSIFGILGGIGGDLDNVMFMRRTADRLFGDDYVWSALGAGKFQMPVISQAAMLGGNVRVGLEDSLFIGRGKLASSNAEQVAKIVRIIEEMGLEAATPSEAREMLSLKGGDRVSF, encoded by the coding sequence ATGGCGAAGCCGAAGAATAAGGTCATCATCTCATGCGCCATTACCGGCGGCATCCACACCCCCAGCCTATCCGAGGCGCTGCCCTTCACGCCCAGCGACATTGCACAGCAGTCAATCGACGCTGCCGAAGCCGGGGCGGCGATACTTCACCTGCATGCGCGTGATCCTGAAACGGGCGCGCCAACTGGCAGTCCCGATGTGTACCGGCAGTTCTTGCCGGTCATCAAACAGGGCACCGATGCAGTCATAAATCTGACCACTGGCGGTAGCCCCGATATGAGCCCGGAGGACCGGCTGGCCGCTGCACTCGCGTTTTCTCCGGAGATGTGTTCGCTCAATATGGGCAGTATGAACTTCTCGTTTCACGGGATGGGCGCGAAGCTGGAGTCTTGGAAGTTCCCTTGGGAGCAGCAATACATTGCTGACAGCGAGAAGTTCATTTTCCGCAATACGTTTGCTGACATTGCGCGCAATTATGAGCTTCTGAGTGATCACGGCACGCGCTTTGAACACGAGTGCTACGATATCGGGCACCTCTATAATCTGGCACATTTCGCTGATCGAGGTATCGCTAAGCCGCCGTTCTTCATACAATCTATCTTTGGAATTTTGGGCGGGATTGGCGGCGATCTCGACAACGTAATGTTTATGCGCCGCACAGCCGACCGCTTGTTCGGGGACGATTACGTCTGGTCGGCGCTCGGCGCAGGTAAATTCCAGATGCCGGTGATTTCGCAGGCAGCAATGCTGGGTGGCAATGTCCGCGTCGGTCTAGAGGACAGCCTGTTTATCGGCCGGGGCAAGCTCGCATCGAGCAATGCGGAGCAGGTCGCAAAAATTGTTCGCATAATTGAGGAAATGGGCTTGGAGGCTGCGACCCCATCCGAGGCGCGTGAAATGCTCAGCCTCAAGGGCGGTGATCGGGTGTCTTTCTGA
- a CDS encoding glutathione S-transferase family protein → MSLTLYHSPQSTCSQKVRLAFAEKGLTFRSELVDLFAGEQHAPHYVTLNPNHVVPTLVDDGTVIIESTLIGEYLDHAFPDPSLISAVPAQAHATRLWTLAIDRLHAFAGTLTFAVGPRSTIASGGQEAIDAHVAKIPDPRSREAKRSVLTYGTQAPEFAEALYRFAAFLDQMESALSSYDWLAGANLSLADTSALPYVLRLEHLSMKPMIDAHGSVAKWYDRMRSRPSYAAAISEWIDGDMIAKMSGNSAECWPAIKEMLKVKKPLA, encoded by the coding sequence ATGAGCCTAACCCTATATCATTCTCCGCAATCGACCTGTTCACAAAAGGTTCGGCTGGCTTTCGCAGAGAAGGGCCTGACGTTTCGTTCGGAATTGGTCGACTTGTTCGCTGGAGAACAACACGCGCCCCACTACGTGACGCTCAATCCCAATCACGTGGTCCCAACTCTGGTTGATGACGGAACCGTGATCATCGAATCCACGCTGATCGGCGAGTATCTCGATCACGCATTTCCCGATCCCTCCTTGATTTCAGCGGTGCCGGCGCAAGCCCATGCTACGCGGTTATGGACCCTAGCGATTGACCGGCTGCACGCGTTTGCTGGAACGCTGACTTTTGCTGTCGGCCCTCGCAGTACAATTGCGAGCGGCGGCCAAGAGGCAATCGACGCGCATGTTGCGAAAATTCCTGATCCGCGGTCACGCGAAGCGAAGCGAAGTGTTCTGACTTATGGCACCCAGGCACCCGAATTTGCCGAAGCATTATACCGGTTTGCCGCCTTCTTGGACCAAATGGAGAGCGCTCTATCATCGTATGACTGGCTAGCTGGTGCGAACCTGAGCCTAGCTGATACTTCGGCGCTGCCTTATGTGTTGCGGCTGGAGCATCTCTCCATGAAGCCGATGATAGACGCCCATGGCAGTGTTGCGAAATGGTATGACCGAATGCGATCGCGCCCGAGCTATGCAGCTGCAATTTCGGAATGGATTGACGGTGATATGATCGCCAAGATGAGCGGGAATAGTGCAGAGTGCTGGCCGGCCATCAAAGAGATGCTAAAAGTAAAGAAGCCGCTTGCATAA
- a CDS encoding sodium:solute symporter family protein — protein MDLPLLIGVLAYELIVIVGLGVWLQRRHKAGTSAEFALAGRDLPTPVVAVTLALTVLGTAHILGVFEMTWMMGAIAIWFSIAHVILLTFVCLGTGLWVRRLGVTTVPELLDRAFGMETRLFVSCIMAGVLFGILTVEAQGIGIIFATLTDWSIQTGAIVGGTLGILYVIFAGMREIGWVNLVNAVVMYLGLIAATVYIGMTLPGDGFDSVGEFYRSTGQDSALSIWGTPELLVNFAIVNVVAVLFSQSINQMLMQPAMSAKNEATVRKALWIAAPVNGLFGVFAVVIALAARAQPEFAGMADAPKVGTTAMLLDYLPPWLAAVLLASFLAAILSTFAIIALSIATIFTNDIFTPLYAPKSSAATQTRVIRIVIVVVSSIAIAVASLLPPILAAMIWLFAWLVPVFWIFVSGLLWKRHQGVAIATLLIAWAANAAWSFTSLPQVFGLESAGAYNAYVTVIVSVVVMVIGNLMVSAEPGLLKNPENHKPQETA, from the coding sequence ATGGACTTACCATTGCTAATAGGCGTTCTCGCCTATGAATTGATCGTAATCGTCGGGCTGGGTGTGTGGCTACAACGGCGCCACAAGGCTGGCACTAGCGCGGAGTTTGCGCTGGCTGGCCGCGATTTACCCACACCGGTTGTGGCGGTAACGCTGGCGCTGACTGTGCTGGGTACTGCGCATATCCTCGGCGTGTTCGAGATGACGTGGATGATGGGTGCCATCGCCATCTGGTTTTCCATTGCTCATGTGATTCTACTTACGTTCGTTTGCCTTGGCACGGGCCTGTGGGTCCGCCGTCTGGGGGTGACGACAGTTCCGGAGCTGCTCGACCGCGCCTTTGGAATGGAAACCCGCTTGTTCGTCAGCTGCATCATGGCAGGCGTGCTGTTCGGCATTCTGACTGTTGAAGCGCAGGGCATCGGGATCATTTTCGCGACGCTTACTGACTGGAGCATCCAAACGGGTGCCATTGTCGGTGGAACCCTCGGCATTCTCTACGTCATCTTCGCGGGCATGCGCGAGATCGGCTGGGTCAATCTGGTCAACGCCGTGGTAATGTATCTCGGCCTTATCGCAGCGACCGTTTATATCGGCATGACATTGCCCGGTGACGGGTTCGACTCCGTGGGCGAGTTCTATCGCAGCACAGGACAGGACAGCGCGCTGTCCATCTGGGGCACACCTGAACTGTTGGTCAATTTTGCCATCGTCAATGTGGTTGCAGTGCTGTTCAGCCAGTCGATCAACCAGATGCTGATGCAACCGGCTATGTCCGCCAAGAATGAAGCGACCGTCCGCAAGGCTTTATGGATAGCAGCGCCGGTCAACGGTCTGTTCGGTGTGTTCGCGGTGGTCATCGCCCTTGCCGCACGGGCTCAGCCCGAGTTCGCAGGTATGGCCGATGCACCGAAAGTCGGTACGACCGCGATGCTGCTGGACTACCTTCCGCCATGGCTTGCAGCTGTTTTGCTGGCATCATTTCTTGCTGCCATCCTGTCGACCTTCGCGATCATCGCGCTCTCGATTGCGACAATCTTCACGAACGATATCTTCACGCCGCTTTATGCGCCGAAATCTAGTGCCGCGACGCAGACCAGAGTGATCCGAATTGTAATCGTCGTGGTGTCGAGCATCGCCATCGCGGTCGCTTCGCTACTGCCGCCAATACTCGCGGCAATGATCTGGCTGTTTGCGTGGCTAGTTCCCGTATTTTGGATATTCGTTTCCGGCCTGCTGTGGAAACGGCATCAGGGCGTTGCAATTGCGACCTTGCTGATCGCCTGGGCAGCCAATGCTGCATGGTCCTTCACTTCACTACCGCAAGTCTTCGGACTGGAATCGGCTGGAGCCTACAACGCCTATGTCACCGTGATCGTATCGGTCGTGGTAATGGTCATCGGCAATCTGATGGTCAGCGCTGAACCGGGCCTGTTGAAGAACCCTGAGAACCATAAGCCGCAGGAGACAGCCTGA
- a CDS encoding zinc-dependent alcohol dehydrogenase family protein, protein MSATPLTMRAMQLDRPGRPLRLTQRPVASPNPEELLVEVSACGVCRTDLHVVDGDITGKLPIVPGHEIVGRVIAMGGNVRQFAVGQRIGIPWLGHTCGHCLYCSLGEENLCDDPQFTGFTRDGGFASHVVADARYCYAIPDRFSDAEAAPLLCAGLIGYRSLRMAGGAQRIGFYGFGAAAHILTQIAVWQKREVYAFVKPGDQAGEHFARSLGCVWAGGSDETPPFELDAAIIFAPVGELVPLALRALRKGGRVICAGIHMSDIPAFPYRDLWHEKCIRSVANLTRRDGEEFFDLLTRAPVESVVTIFPLEAANEALDQLRAGQIEGAAVLIP, encoded by the coding sequence ATGTCGGCAACGCCGCTCACCATGCGTGCCATGCAGCTTGATCGGCCCGGTAGGCCTCTGCGCTTGACCCAGCGCCCGGTTGCGTCGCCCAATCCAGAAGAATTGCTCGTTGAGGTTTCAGCCTGCGGCGTGTGCCGGACCGATCTTCACGTTGTCGACGGCGATATCACGGGCAAGCTGCCGATTGTGCCGGGTCACGAAATTGTCGGGCGGGTTATCGCGATGGGCGGTAATGTTCGCCAGTTCGCAGTCGGACAACGCATCGGCATACCGTGGCTGGGGCACACTTGCGGTCATTGCCTGTATTGCAGCCTTGGTGAGGAAAACCTGTGCGATGATCCGCAGTTCACTGGTTTCACTCGCGATGGCGGCTTCGCCAGTCATGTTGTTGCCGATGCGCGCTATTGCTATGCCATTCCCGATCGGTTCAGCGATGCAGAAGCAGCGCCGCTGCTGTGCGCCGGGTTGATCGGTTATCGCTCCTTGCGCATGGCAGGCGGCGCACAACGCATCGGCTTTTACGGCTTTGGTGCCGCCGCGCATATTCTTACCCAGATCGCGGTTTGGCAAAAGCGGGAAGTATACGCATTCGTCAAACCGGGTGACCAGGCAGGAGAGCATTTCGCCCGCTCTTTGGGATGTGTCTGGGCCGGGGGATCAGACGAAACCCCTCCATTCGAGTTGGACGCAGCGATCATTTTCGCGCCGGTTGGAGAATTGGTTCCGCTCGCGCTGCGCGCGCTGCGCAAGGGCGGCAGAGTGATCTGCGCCGGTATTCACATGAGCGACATACCGGCCTTCCCTTACCGCGACCTGTGGCACGAGAAGTGCATCCGATCAGTTGCCAATCTAACCCGCAGGGACGGCGAGGAATTCTTTGATCTTCTAACCCGCGCCCCGGTTGAAAGCGTGGTCACAATTTTCCCGCTGGAGGCAGCAAATGAAGCGCTGGATCAATTGCGCGCAGGACAGATTGAAGGTGCGGCGGTTCTCATACCCTGA
- a CDS encoding phosphoribosyltransferase — protein sequence MTDGRFANRQQAGRLLAEELRKMMLTEPVILALPRGGVPLGYEVAKALKAPLDIIMVRKIGAPGHEEYGIGAVVDGASPQIVIDHDIARMVGAKDAYIQREVETQLAEIERRRAIYRTEPPVPLAGRSVVIVDDGIATGGTVRAALQALTRSGAAQIILAVPVAPASTLRDLAAMCDQTVCLMTPEPFYAVGAHYAEFGQTKDAEVVELLSAAKAWAEPKEN from the coding sequence ATGACCGACGGCCGCTTCGCCAACCGCCAGCAAGCAGGGCGGCTGCTTGCCGAAGAGCTGCGGAAAATGATGCTGACGGAACCCGTCATACTCGCACTACCGCGCGGGGGTGTTCCTCTTGGCTATGAAGTCGCCAAGGCTCTCAAAGCGCCGCTCGATATCATCATGGTGCGTAAGATCGGCGCGCCGGGTCACGAGGAGTACGGCATCGGCGCAGTGGTCGATGGCGCATCGCCGCAAATCGTCATCGATCACGATATCGCCCGGATGGTCGGGGCAAAAGATGCCTATATCCAGCGCGAGGTAGAGACCCAACTGGCAGAGATCGAAAGACGGCGCGCGATATATCGCACGGAACCGCCGGTGCCGTTAGCAGGCCGCTCTGTCGTGATTGTCGATGACGGGATAGCGACCGGTGGTACCGTGCGGGCAGCGCTGCAGGCACTCACGCGTTCCGGAGCGGCGCAGATCATCCTTGCAGTGCCGGTAGCTCCTGCATCCACTTTGCGTGATCTTGCCGCCATGTGCGATCAGACCGTGTGCCTGATGACGCCCGAACCGTTTTACGCAGTCGGAGCTCACTACGCAGAATTCGGCCAGACGAAGGATGCAGAAGTCGTTGAGCTATTGTCAGCAGCAAAGGCTTGGGCAGAACCGAAGGAAAATTGA
- a CDS encoding 3-oxoacid CoA-transferase subunit B, with translation MAWTRDQMAARASQELEDGFYVNLGIGIPTLVANHIPDGVSVTLQSENGMLGMGPFPLAGDEDPDLINAGKQTITTLPKSSFFDSATSFGMIRGGHIDLSILGAMEVAENGDIANWMIPGKMVKGMGGAMDLVAGVKRCIALFDHTNRAGDSKFLRACTLPLTGQNCIDMVITDLGVFTRQGLPRQFHLTELADGVSIDEVRDKTEANIVIE, from the coding sequence ATGGCATGGACACGCGATCAGATGGCCGCTCGCGCTTCGCAGGAACTTGAGGATGGCTTCTATGTGAACCTTGGTATCGGCATCCCGACTCTCGTCGCCAACCACATTCCAGACGGCGTAAGCGTAACACTTCAGTCGGAAAACGGGATGCTGGGTATGGGGCCTTTCCCTCTCGCCGGTGACGAAGACCCTGACCTCATTAATGCGGGCAAGCAAACGATCACGACGTTGCCCAAGTCCAGCTTCTTCGACAGCGCGACCAGTTTCGGGATGATCCGTGGCGGTCATATCGATCTATCGATATTGGGCGCGATGGAGGTTGCTGAAAACGGCGACATCGCGAACTGGATGATCCCAGGAAAAATGGTCAAGGGCATGGGCGGCGCGATGGATCTGGTCGCGGGGGTGAAGCGTTGCATCGCGCTATTTGACCACACCAATCGTGCCGGCGACAGTAAGTTTCTGCGCGCATGTACCTTGCCGCTTACCGGTCAGAACTGCATCGATATGGTCATTACCGATCTTGGTGTATTCACCCGCCAGGGCCTTCCGCGCCAGTTTCATCTCACCGAGCTTGCGGACGGGGTTTCCATCGATGAAGTCAGAGACAAGACCGAGGCGAATATCGTTATCGAATGA
- a CDS encoding formylglycine-generating enzyme family protein, with the protein MKQILFFITVMSLAGCAADEQSCRTPSDVPVAIAGGSFEMGKGAIYPEEGPPRKVAVAAFDIDPSEVTNRQFAAFVADTNHVTVAEKPAPETGKPGSAVFTIPTPGNPSWWRWKDGASWRHPDGPGSSITDKLDYPVVQVAYEDAAAYAKWAGRALPSAEQWEYAAQGGGAHQPASNSWQGVFPAYDSAEDGYAGLAPVGCFEPNGFGLFDMTGNVWELTSSITEGGHVIKGGSYLCADNYCRRARPAAWQAQELGLGTSHVGFRTVSTPQGSQ; encoded by the coding sequence ATGAAACAGATTTTGTTCTTTATCACTGTCATGTCTTTGGCGGGTTGTGCAGCGGATGAGCAAAGCTGCAGGACCCCCTCAGATGTTCCGGTTGCGATCGCTGGCGGCAGTTTCGAGATGGGGAAGGGCGCAATCTACCCCGAAGAAGGGCCGCCGCGCAAAGTTGCGGTTGCGGCTTTCGACATTGATCCTTCCGAGGTCACAAACCGGCAATTCGCCGCATTTGTGGCCGACACCAACCATGTGACCGTGGCTGAGAAACCGGCACCCGAAACCGGGAAGCCCGGTTCTGCCGTGTTCACCATCCCCACACCCGGCAACCCGAGCTGGTGGCGCTGGAAAGACGGCGCCTCGTGGCGGCACCCTGATGGCCCGGGCTCCTCGATCACTGACAAGTTGGACTATCCGGTTGTGCAGGTCGCTTACGAGGATGCAGCCGCCTATGCCAAATGGGCCGGACGCGCTTTGCCAAGTGCGGAACAATGGGAATATGCGGCGCAGGGCGGGGGTGCGCATCAGCCGGCCTCCAATAGCTGGCAGGGTGTATTTCCGGCATATGACAGCGCTGAAGACGGCTACGCAGGTTTGGCGCCTGTCGGATGCTTTGAACCGAACGGCTTTGGGCTGTTCGACATGACAGGCAACGTTTGGGAGCTGACCAGCTCGATCACCGAGGGCGGGCATGTGATCAAGGGCGGCTCCTACCTATGCGCCGATAATTATTGCCGCAGGGCGAGGCCAGCCGCTTGGCAGGCACAAGAATTGGGCCTTGGTACCAGCCACGTGGGATTCCGCACTGTCTCAACGCCGCAGGGTAGCCAGTGA